Proteins co-encoded in one Desulfitobacterium hafniense DCB-2 genomic window:
- the hemC gene encoding hydroxymethylbilane synthase, which yields MGSVKIGTRDSQLALWQAEWVKRKLEEYYPEREFVLVPMKTKGDKILDVPLAKIGDKGLFTKELEVGLLNGEIDCAVHSLKDLPTVLPPGLEIAAFCEREEPRDVFLSKDGTPLGSLPAGSIIGTSSLRRKAQLQNYRSDLSFADLRGNLQTRWRKLQESDMAGIVLAAAGVKRLGWEDRITEYISEEIMLSAVGQGAIAVEIAAQRADVREMLDLLNHGDTERAVKAERALLYRLEGGCQIPIGAWAVTEQQQIVLKGMVASLDGQRILKVTLSGEHPEELGRQAADLLIAQGALEILQEIRTPLEK from the coding sequence ATGGGAAGCGTTAAAATAGGTACACGGGATAGTCAGCTGGCCCTTTGGCAAGCCGAATGGGTGAAAAGGAAACTGGAAGAGTATTACCCGGAAAGAGAGTTTGTCCTGGTCCCCATGAAAACAAAGGGAGATAAGATTCTTGATGTCCCCCTTGCTAAAATCGGCGACAAGGGTCTTTTTACAAAAGAGTTGGAAGTTGGTCTTCTCAATGGGGAGATTGATTGTGCTGTTCATAGCCTCAAGGATCTGCCTACGGTCTTGCCCCCAGGATTGGAAATCGCCGCTTTTTGCGAGAGAGAAGAGCCGCGGGATGTTTTTTTAAGTAAAGACGGCACGCCTTTAGGGTCATTACCGGCCGGCTCAATCATCGGCACCAGCAGTTTAAGGCGCAAAGCCCAGCTGCAGAATTATCGCTCCGATCTGTCTTTTGCGGATTTGCGCGGCAATCTCCAGACCCGTTGGCGGAAGCTCCAGGAGTCCGATATGGCAGGTATCGTTCTGGCAGCGGCCGGTGTGAAACGCTTAGGCTGGGAAGACCGGATCACCGAATACATCTCTGAAGAGATTATGCTTTCAGCAGTAGGCCAAGGAGCCATTGCTGTGGAGATTGCTGCCCAACGGGCTGATGTCAGGGAAATGCTTGACTTGCTGAACCATGGGGATACGGAAAGAGCCGTCAAAGCAGAACGGGCTCTCCTCTACCGCTTGGAAGGGGGCTGTCAGATTCCCATCGGAGCCTGGGCTGTGACAGAGCAGCAACAGATTGTTCTGAAGGGAATGGTCGCTTCCTTGGACGGTCAACGCATCCTGAAGGTCACTCTGTCGGGAGAGCATCCTGAAGAACTGGGCAGGCAAGCTGCCGATCTGCTGATTGCTCAAGGAGCCCTGGAGATCCTGCAGGAGATTCGTACACCCTTAGAAAAGTAA